The following are encoded in a window of Pseudomonas multiresinivorans genomic DNA:
- the cyoD gene encoding cytochrome o ubiquinol oxidase subunit IV: MSAAAHHHDSHGAHGHDSHGAGHGSLGSYAIGFVLSVILTAIPFYMVIDGGFSRHATLLTMVILGLVQVVVHLICFLHMNFSSEGRWNVMAFIFTAIIILLVVGLSLWIIYTADTLMMPMP, from the coding sequence ATGTCCGCTGCTGCACATCATCACGACTCCCACGGCGCCCACGGCCACGATTCCCACGGTGCTGGCCACGGCAGCCTGGGCTCGTACGCCATTGGCTTCGTGCTCTCGGTGATCCTCACCGCGATCCCGTTCTACATGGTCATCGACGGTGGCTTCTCGCGTCACGCCACCCTGCTGACCATGGTGATCCTGGGCCTGGTCCAGGTCGTCGTGCACCTGATCTGCTTCCTGCACATGAACTTCTCCTCGGAAGGTCGCTGGAACGTCATGGCATTCATCTTCACCGCCATCATCATCCTGCTGGTGGTCGGTCTGTCGCTGTGGATCATCTACACCGCAGACACCCTGATGATGCCGATGCCCTGA